In a genomic window of Periophthalmus magnuspinnatus isolate fPerMag1 chromosome 3, fPerMag1.2.pri, whole genome shotgun sequence:
- the trpm7 gene encoding transient receptor potential cation channel subfamily M member 7 isoform X1 has product MSQKPWIENTFCKRECVYMLTVSREPHRCLPGCQICQQLVRCYCGRLARQHGFTASIATKYSDARLGENANLSVPELEEWSLEKHTEASPTDAYGVINFQGGSHSYRAKYVRLSYDSRPENILRLMLKEWHMELPKILISVHGGVQNFDLHPRIKQVVGKGLIKAAVTTGAWIFTEGVNTGVAKHVGVALKEHCSRSSKKICTVGIAPWGVIENKDDLIGRDIIAPYQTLLNPLSKLNVLNNLHSHFLLVDDGTVGKYGAEVKLRRDLEKHINLQRIHARIGQGVPVVALILEGGPNVILTVLEYLQETPPVPVVVCEGTGRAADILAYVHKQTEEGGNLPDGVETDIIATIKKTFNFSQSETIHLFQNLMECMKSKELITVFSSSEEHQDIDVAILRALLQGTNASPFDQLVLTMAWDRVDIAKNHVFIYGQQLVVSSLEQAMLDALVMDRVEFVKLLIENGVSMHRFLTISRLEELYNTKQHPNNPTLLHLVRDVKQSHLPPNYKITLIDVGLVIEFLMGGTYRCNYTRKRFRIIYNNLHANNRRSGRHIPGPGSHLRKTHESFSMQADKKEKTRHNQFIKTAQPYKPKPETSMDQNKKRTKEEIVDIDDPETRRFPYPFNELLVWAVLLKRQKMAQFFWQQGEENMAKALVACKLCRSMGYEAKKSDVVDDTSEEFKEYSNEFGTLAVDLLEQSFRQDETMAMKLLTYELKNWSNSTCLKLAVSSHLRPFVAHNSTQMLLSDMWMGRLNMRKNSWYKVILSILVPPAILLLEYKSKAEMAHIPQTQDDHQMTMEDSESNFQNTIEDIQMDVFKESRTHDHVEGKNDMETQIRSRKLPLTRKIYAFYHAPIVKFWANTLFYIAFLMLYSYVVLVRMPEWPSPQEWIVILYIFSSAIEKIREMFMSEAGKISQKIKVWFGEYFNVSDFVAILTFFIGFGLRLGGEDTRNPGRTVYCLNIIFWYVRLLDILAVNQQAGPYVMMIAKMVANMFYIVVIMAIVLLSYGVPRKAILYPHEDPSWTLAKDVVFQPYWMMYGEVYAYEIDVCANNSDSNVKNLCAAGVWLTPLLQAVYLFVQYILMVNLLIAFFNNVYIQVKSISNLVWKYQRYHFIMAYHEKPVLPPPFILLCHIYSLFCMCRKRKKENTYGPKLFLTEEDQKKLHDFEEQCVETYFHEKDDKFHSGSEERIRLTSERVETMCMQLKEVGNRVNYIKRSLHTLDSQIGHLQDLSALTVDTLKTLTAQRASEASKVHNQITRELSLSKNVVPSIAPVPMDTGPLSKSSVIGKCSLGPYFGSSYPQTGVNMADSLFGASSEAGRRFIGKDPSLSPEKRGLFGLGPSAVEAGSLSSAGPSAFVQSAVALSPPELPLRGHSLTQSKLSRPYEPGFSDSPSSLPNVPSGGALFHISSTPSSQPQMTSSGFDQAPMQLESTAVEFGAFVGHKDSLEVEDSSPKPGCSTQQTPDAQTRPQSESHGHMRAVNSYAGFTEFGRNPGFLHPDSTLKRDKSRVSAEDILIHEDPRTTLLERVQIKSAQTSRLQAPGEDTLNAAVSLYTPRHTHLGARKDSIGSPFKPMENYQYSAVERNNLMRLSQSIPFTPVPPKGEPVTVYRLEESSPNTINNSMSSWAQRGLSAKIEFLSKEEMGGGLRRALKVLCTWSEYDMLKPGHLYIVKSFLPEVVQTWQSIYKEETVLHLCLREIQQQRAAQKLTFAFNQIRPKTIPYSPRFLEVFLLYCHSAGQWFAIEECITGEFRKFNNNNGEEIVPTNLLEETMLAFSHWTYEYTRGELLVLDLQGVGEILTDPSVIKSGEKGSYDMIFGPANLGDDAIRNFRAKHHCNSCCRKLKLPDLKRNEYTPDKVSFPQDDPANPGGGVKESHQSLRLML; this is encoded by the exons ATG TCCCAGAAACCCTGGATAGAGAACACATTCTGCAAGCGAGAATGTGTGTATATGCTCACTGTGTCCAGAGAGCCCCACAG ATGCCTTCCAGGATGTCAGATTTGCCAACAGCTTGTTCG GTGCTACTGTGGGCGACTTGCACGGCAACATGGCTTTACAGCGAGCATTGCTACAAAATATTCGGACGCGAGGTTGGGTGAAAATGCCAACCTGTCAGTGCCCGAGCTGGAGGAGTGGTCATTGGAGAAACACACAGAGGCCAGTCCCACAGATGCCTACGGTGTCATCAACTTCCAGGGAGGCTCTCACTCGTACAGAGCCAAG TATGTGCGTCTATCCTATGACTCGCGGCCTGAGAACATCTTGCGTTTAATGTTGAAGGAGTGGCACATGGAACTTCCTAAAATCTTGATATCTGTCCATGGAGGAGTTCAGAATTTTGATCTTCACCCCCGCATCAAGCAGGTGGTGGGAAAAGGTCTTATAAAAGCTGCAGTCACCACTGGGGCCTGGATTTTCACTGAAGGTGTCAACACAG GAGTAGCAAAGCATGTTGGGGTTGCTCTCAAAGAGCATTGCTCAAGATCTTCTAAGAAAATATGCACTGTTGGCATTGCTCCATGGGGAGTCATTGAAAACAAGGATGATCTCATCGGCAGAGAT ATTATCGCTCCTTACCAAACACTACTGAACCCTCTCAGTAAACTCAACGTTCTCAATAATCTGCATTCTCATTTCCTGTTGGTGGATGATGGCACGGTGGGGAAGTATGGAGCAGAGGTCAAACTGCGCCGAGACCTGGAGAAGCACATTAACCTCCAAAGGATACATGCTC GTATTGGTCAGGGTGTACCTGTGGTGGCCTTAATCTTAGAAGGAGGCCCTAATGTGATCTTGACTGTCCTGGAGTATCTTCAGGAGACTCCTCCAGTCCCTGTGGTGGTGTGTGAAGGCACAGGCCGTGCTGCTGACATACTGGCCTATGTCCATAAGCAAACTGAGGAGGGAGG aaaCCTTCCTGATGGAGTGGAGACTGACATCATTGCAActataaagaaaacatttaacttCAGCCAGAGTGAGACCATCCACCTATTTCAGAACCTAATGGAGTGTATGAAGAGCAAAGAACTG ATAACTGTGTTTTCAAGTTCAGAAGAACATCAGGACATTGATGTAGCTATCCTGAGAGCCTTACTTCAAG GTACAAATGCATCTCCCTTTGATCAGCTAGTCCTGACAATGGCTTGGGACCGTGTTGACATTGCCAAGAATCACGTGTTTATTTATGGACAGCAGCTAGTG GTGAGTTCTCTTGAGCAGGCTATGCTGGACGCACTTGTGATGGACAGAGTGGAGTTTGTGAAACTGCTTATAGAAAATGGTGTGAGCATGCACCGGTTTTTAACCATCAGCCGACTTGAGGAGCTTTACAACACT aaacAGCACCCAAACAACCCTACACTTTTACACCTGGTTCGGGATGTGAAACAG AGCCATCTCCCTCCAAACTATAAGATCACACTAATAGATGTCGGCCTGGTTATTGAGTTTCTGATGGGTGGGACTTACAGGTGCAATTATACTCGGAAACGCTTCAGAATCATTTACAACAATCTCCATGCCAACAACCGG CGGTCAGGGCGGCACATACCAGGTCCTGGTTCCCATTTACGAAAGACTCATGAGTCTTTTAGCATGCAAGCTGACAAGAAGGAAAAAACAAGGCACAACCAATTTATCAAGACAGCACAGCCATATAAACCAAAG CCTGAGACATCTatggatcaaaacaaaaaaagaaccaAGGAGGAAATCGTGGACATTGATGATCCGGAGACACGGCGTTTTCCTTACCCTTTCAACGAGCTTCTTGTGTGGGCTGTGCTTCTGAAGAGGCAGAAAATGGCACAGTTCTTTTGGCAGCAAGGAGAAGAAAACATGGCCAAAGCATTGGTGGCCTGCAAACTCTGTCGATCCATGGGCTATGAGGCTAAAAAAAGTGATGTTGTAGATGACACATCTGAGGAGTTTAAAGAATATTCAAA TGAGTTTGGAACCCTGGCTGTAGATCTACTGGAACAGTCCTTCAGACAGGATGAGACAATGGCCATGAAGCTGCTAACCTACGAGCTCAAAAACTGGAGTAATTCCACCTGCCTCAAACTGGCTGTTTCATCCCACCTTCGGCCATTCGTGGCTCATAACAGCACCCAGATGCTGCTGTCAGATATGTGGATGGGGCGGCTAAACATGCGGAAGAACTCCTGGTATAAG GTGATTCTGAGTATCCTGGTGCCTCCTGCCATCCTGCTGTTGGAGTACAAATCTAAAGCTGAGATGGCTCATATTCCTCAGACGCAAGATGATCATCAGATGACAATGGAAGACAGTGAAAGTAACTTCCAAAACACAATTgaagacattcaaatg GATGTGTTTAAAGAAAGCAGAACACATGACCATGTTGAGGGTAAAAATGACATGGAAACTCAAATTCGGTCCAGAAAACTTCCTTTAACCCGGAAAATCTATGCCTTCTATCATGCTCCCATAGTAAAATTCTGGGCCAACACG CTTTTCTACATTGCCTTCCTGATGCTCTACTCGTATGTGGTACTGGTCAGAATGCCTGAATGGCCTTCCCCCCAGGAGTGGATTGTCATTCTCTACATATTTTCATCTGCCATTGAAAAGATTCGGGAG ATGTTCATGTCTGAGGCTGGCAAAATAAGTCAGAAGATAAAAGTGTGGTTTGgtgaatattttaatgtttccGACTTTGTGGCAATTCTGACTTTCTTCATTGGCTTTGGTCTGAGGCTGGGTGGAGAGGATACCCGCAACCCTGGAAGGACAGTTTATTGTCTCAATATCATCTTCTGGTATGTGAGACTGCTCGATATACTCGCTGTCAACCAACAAGCTGGACCCTATGTCATGATGATTGCTAAAATG GTGGCCAACATGTTTTACATAGTGGTGATTATGGCTATCGTGCTGCTAAGTTATGGGGTACCCAGAAAAGCCATTCTGTACCCACATGAAGATCCCAGTTGGACGCTGGCCAAAGATGTGGTGTTCCAACCATATTGGATGATGTATGGGGAGGTGTATGCCTATGAAATCGATG TCTGTGCCAACAACAGTGATAGTAATGTTAAGAATTTATGTGCAGCTGGAGTTTGGCTGACTCCTCTGCTGCAAGCTGTTTACCTCTTTGTACAGTATATTCTAATGGTTAACCTCCTCATTGCCTTTTTCAA taaCGTCTACATTCAAGTGAAGTCCATCTCAAACCTTGTGTGGAAATACCAGCGATACCATTTTATCATGGCCTACCATGAGAAGCCTGTTCTGCCACCTCCATTTATTCTCCTTTGCCATATATACTCTCTGTTCTGCATGTGTAGGAAGCGGAAGAAGGAGAACACTTATGGACCAA aGCTATTTCTCACTGAGGAAGACCAAAAGAAGCTTCATGATTTTGAAGAGCAGTGTGTGGAGACATACTTTCATGAAAAGGATGATAAGTTTCACTCTGGGAGTGAGGAACGCATACGCCTTACCTCTGAAAG AGTTGAGACCATGTGTATGCAACTAAAAGAAGTTGGGAACAGGGTCAACTACATTAAACGTTCTTTGCACACACTGGATTCTCAGATTGGCCACCTCCAGGATCTCTCAGCTTTGACGGTGGACACTCTTAAGACCCTCACTGCTCAGAGAGCGTCAGAGGCCAGCAAAGTCCACAATCAGATCACCAGAGAACTGAGCCTTTCCAAAAATGTAGTCCCCAGTATTGCTCCTGTGCCTATGGACACTGGACCTCTCTCCAAATCATCCGTGATTGGAAAATGTAGTTTAGGGCCTTATTTTGGCTCCTCCTATCCTCAGACAGGAGTTAATATGGCAGATTCTCTGTTTGGGGCTTCAAGTGAAGCTGGTCGCAGATTCATTGGAAAGGACCCTAGTCTGAGTCCAGAGAAGAGGGGCTTGTTTGGGCTTGGGCCATCTGCTGTAGAGGCTGGCTCCTTGAGCAGCGCTGGCCCCAGTGCCTTTGTCCAAAGTGCTGTGGCCTTGTCCCCTCCGGAGCTGCCCCTCCGAGGCCACTCTCTCACACAGAGTAAGCTGAGCCGTCCATATGAGCCGGGCTTTTCCGACTCGCCCTCCAGCCTGCCCAATGTGCCCTCAGGTGGGGCTCTCTTCCACATCAGCAGCACCCCCTCCAGCCAACCTCAAATGACTTCCTCTGGTTTTGACCAGGCGCCCATGCAGCTAGAGAGCACAGCTGTAGAGTTTGGGGCGTTTGTGG gACATAAAGACAGTTTGGAGGTCGAAGACTCTTCACCTAAACCTGGCTGTAGCACACAGCAAACGCCAGATGCACAAACCAGACCACAG TCTGAAAGCCATGGTCACATGAGAGCAGTCAACTCTTACGCTGGCTTCACAGAATTTGGCCGAAACCCTGGTTTTCTCCATCCGGACTCAA CTTTGAAGAGGGACAAGAGCAGAGTTTCAGCTGAAGACATTCTCATTCATGAGGACCCCAGAACTACTTTACTG GAAAGGGTTCAAATCAAATCAGCCCAAACTAGTAGGCT ACAAGCACCAGGTGAAGATACTTTGAATG CCGCAGTTTCTCTGTACACGCCTCGGCACACTCACCTTGGAGCCAGAAAGGACT cTATTGGCTCACCGTTTAAACCCATGGAAAATTATCAATACTCAG CTGTGGAGCGGAACAACCTAATGAGGCTGTCCCAAAGCATTCCCTTCACCCCGGTGCCCCCTAAAG GTGAACCTGTCACTGTGTATCGCCTAGAGGAGAGTTCTCCTAACACAATAAACAACAGCATGTCTTCCTGGGCCCAGCGTGGCCTTAGTGCCAAAATTGAGTTCCTTAGTAAAGAGGAGATGGGTGGTGGTCTGCGTCGCGCTCTCAAGGTCCTCTGCACATGGTCCGAGTATGACATGCTCAAACCAGGCCACCTGTACATTGTCAAGTCCTTCCTTCCAGAGGTGGTTCAGACCTGGCAGAGCATCTACAAGGAGGAGACTGTGCTGCATCTTTGTCTCAGG gaAATTCAGCAGCAACGAGCTGCCCAGAAGCTCACATTTGCCTTCAATCAAATCAGGCCTAAAACAATTCCTTATTCACCAAG GTTTCTTGAGGTGTTTCTGCTCTATTGTCACTCTGCTGGACAGTGGTTTGCCATAGAAGAATGCATCACTGGGGAGTTCAGAAAGTTTAACAACAACAACGGAGAGGAGATTGTTCCCACCAATTTATTGGAGGAGACGATGCTGGCTTTCAGCCACTGGACGTATGAGTACACCCGCGGGGAGCTGCTGGTGCTCGACCTGCAGG GGGTTGGGGAGATTTTGACTGATCCATCTGTCATCAAGAGTGGTGAGAAGGG GTCATATGATATGATTTTTGGTCCTGCCAACTTGGGGGATGATGCCATTAGAAATTTTCGTGCAAAACACCACTGCAATTCCTGCTGCCGGAAACTCAAACTTCCTG ACCTGAAGAGAAATGAGTACACTCCGGACAAGGTGTCATTCCCCCAGGATGACCCTGCCAATCCAGGGGGTGGAGTTAAGGAGTCCCACCAGTCCCTGAGGCTCATGCTTTAG